One Drosophila teissieri strain GT53w chromosome X, Prin_Dtei_1.1, whole genome shotgun sequence genomic window, CGGTGCGTTACGTTCTACACTCGGAAAAACACAGATAATATAAGCAAAAGTGTCCGaactgtttaaaaattaaatagagaaattacaaaatctttgagagagaaaaataaaacacgagCCACAGGGAAAtcaataattcataataattcataatatcataattcataattcataataaactGAAATGATTTTAGCTATTACATGAGATGTTAAATTTATGTtcgattaaaaatatgttgataTAAACTGCTTTAATTTTTGCAGAATTTTTGTGAGTGTGTTATAATATTCCGAATTTGGTTAAAAGCGTTTAATAATTATAGTTTCACTTGCAGCTTGTAACGATGTTTTGTATTGCTAACTATGAAGATTCCATAGTTAATTCCATTTGACTTGttccaaaaattaaatatattaagccctaaacaagttttttcaaacagTAATTATGTTCAGCATTATGTTCATAACAACATTTCAAAAGGCAGTGtgattttctctcagtgcactgTCTATTTCTGTGCGCAGCTCCCACATTCACTTTCTGTTATCCCTTTTCTCCCGACCATCCGTTGCTGTTCCCACCGCCCCCTCGAAAATCCAGAGACAGACGTCAGTGAGTTGGAGCCCCTGGAGCCGCGCTCCTCATCGTTCTCCCATCCGGTGATTCTTCGGTCTTGCACTTGTTTTCGTTCCCGTTATGTTGCACTATTTTGCTCGCTATTTAACTGTTTTACTAAGAATctcctttttttggtttccgTTACGTTTTGATTGTTTGCCCAATGGGCGGGCGCGCTAAGttctaattacatttttggtttcttggctgcattaattaattaccCGGTTATGCCATTTGTTTgctcaatttgtttgcttttggcttcGGACTCCGTCTGGAATCTCGGGTACCCCCGATGTGGGCCCACTTGCATCCTCAGGTTCGCAGTCCAGGTCCGACTTTCGAACGGAACGGTTTTAGAGCGGCATTTCTTTCCTCGGTTTCCTATTAAACCATTGTGTTCaggtaaacaaaatgaaagtgCTTGGTTGCATAAGAGCTTAAAGAGGCATAATAGTAAAGTGAAGTTTTCCTCAAAGATTTCCCAAGATTTATAGACAATCTTTGGGGCTGCACTTGGGCGAAactttatttttccatttcatacTTTTGGGTGGCTATATGGAAACTATAGAACTTAGTtgtccatatatatatatatatgtacatatgtacatatatactgaAAAGAGACTTATCAACGAGTGAATTCAAGCTCCATTCAAGAAGAAGAATAAATATGGCTAATATTGGGCAAAAAAGGCTActagagtgggtgtggcaaaaggttatttggcaaatcgatagaattgTCATGTAAAGTCtatctaacaaaaaaattaaaaaatatcaaaaaacagTTCCACTTggcttttgatcctgatcaaggatatacagatatatatgctgaaacgcttccttctacctgttacatagcttaaacatttttgtttctaGTTTTGTTTACCTGCAcataattattattgcaaaTGACCTATTGTTATTCTATACATATTTTATCAGTTTTTTgatatatgttttttaatgAATCTTTTATCTTCTGTGgttaaaagaaaatggcagTGAACATTTATATACAGACGGACGTATGTGGCCAAGAAATAAAGTCCAACCGTCATTTCCACAGCGTTGCATGCTTTTGCACAGTATATACCTTCTTTAAGGGTATTAAGACAGCTAAACTATAGACCAGCTAGTTTCTCTTTTAAACAAATAGTAAAGGCGAGCTTGAGAGtttcataaaaatacaatataagcGGTTCGGGTTTTGCAGTTTAGAAGTGTAGTCTACAGCATTGCACTGCTCATAGGTGAAACCGGATTAAAtctgaaaaaatacaaattgttcAACTCGAACCCGCCTTGGAAACCCCCCTTTTGTCAGGCCGTTTTGACGCCGCGATGAATTACAcctgtatttttgtattttcatctGATTTTCATCTTTAAGTGCGGGAAGTGGGAAAACTGAGATCTCAGCGGAAAGATACATGAAGGTGATAATTGATGGGGGACACCGTTTCGAATGGCAGGGTCTATATATAGAGCAATTATTTACTTGGCCAATTGGCGCTTGGCCGGATTTCTGAGGCAGATCTGTGCTCCCAGAGCCGCAGAGCCCTTATCACTGAAGGTCTtatcagcttcagcttcagcgACCGCAGTTACCGGTTACCGATTTTCGTCGCTGCTCTTTGTGTCGCTCTTGTTGCCTTTGTAGTCGCTCTCATTAACACTGGTCGATCGGCCGGACGTGTTCGCTATATAAGTTGTAGTTAAGTCGTGTCGTCAACAAATGAAAGCGACGATGATAACAAGACGCCTTCAGCATGTCGAAGCAATTATACAAAGAGAACGCCTCTCCGTCGTTCCCCCGCTCTAGGTCTCTTCATGCactgaaaattataaaaaattactttcattttatttgttgttaaatTACGTTTACTTTAACCACAAAAACGCATACATAATTTACTGAAAATGCACTGCGGGCGAATGTAATTTACGTGAATATTTTCACTTACTGCATTTTTATAGAGCACCAGTATGTGATTCTCACATATTGAAAAAGATCGTTGGAGACATTGATTTGAGACTTTGTGAAGCTTCGAATAACTAACTGGAACTTTAATATATGATAGTTAACActtccttttggccaggttGCTAAACCCCTTAAAAAAGCAAAGCAGGTGACATTTAATCAAGAGTAAAGTGGCAAAATGAAGGGATATTTCAGTTCACGTACGTATGAATTCGGTATTCATACGCGGGTATATATCGTGTTGAAAGTTAGAATCAATTGGTTCAAATGATGCATTTCTTTCCAGTGTATTTCGCTATCTTGCTCTTTGTGCGACCACTTCTCTTTCTGTTTTTGTCTGCGCTTTTGTCTCTGGCTGATCAGATTCTCCCCTGAGTGAGTGGGCGCACAAACGAATTGGCGTACGCCCTGAAACAATCCGATACGATCCGATTCGATCCCCAGCGATCCCCAGCGATCCCAAGCAAACCGTTTTTCAGTTCCGTTAGTCAGTTGGCCGCGTTGCACGGGACGGTCGTAATACGCACGCTGACCTCGACGGTTGGCGTTTTCAGTATTTGTTCGGGTTAGGTCATCTGGTTTTGGGGAATCCGCCGGATTGGCACGTACGGTTTGCTGCCCCGAACTATCCATCAGTGTTGTCTTGCAGTGGACTGCAAGAGCGCAGCTAAATCCCGCTAATATCACAGACCACACATATAAAATGTAGATAACAACTtgaatgtttataaataaagtgcTCTCAACTGGTTTCTCTTAAGTGAGAACCCCAAATGTTAAAGTTTTGACTTAACGTAAGctaaaacatttcaaatacTGTTCCAAGATACCGTCCTGCGTGAataaaaaaactgaaaatcgtTTACACTTAAAACGTAAGATTAATACAATTTCCCAATATATAATTGGTTTGGAGTTTCAACTCGGAAAACAGCCTGATTTGGCCAGAAAGCAGCTGAGTTGGCAACACAATGGAGTGGACTTGGTTCAAGGACTGGTGGCGTCTCAAGAAGCTCCGATCTCGTCACCAGCGACATAAGAAAAAACTCGAAGCAGCCGCCGCGGCCGCTGGAGCTGCCGTGACCGCAGCAGCGGTTATGCCCGGCTCCGAGTGCGAGGAAAGTGGTTTTAAGGATCCGCAGACCAGTCGTCGCCACAGCTTGGACGCAGTGCCGTCTAATGAAACCATAGCCAGAAGACGCCGTGGTGGGCGCGATCGCCTGCGTCGGAATCGCTTGCTGCAGCGCCAGCGACGGAGTCAAAGTGCCGGAGTCCGCAGTCAACCTGGTGCAGGAAATGCGCGTTATAGGAGccaggacgacgacgatgggGAGTACGGACCCTTTAACGTCAGCGATTACGAGGATTACGGACAGAGTCTTGGCAGCGACGAGGAGAGTGATGATTTCTGCTACTGTGATGTCTGTATGAATGTAGGTCTCATTGGTTAGATCAATGATATTGATTGATCGGACCCTGAGTCGTTAAAAGTTTGCGAAGTCGAGATCGAATTGAGCGCTAATTGATTTGTGGATCGGGTGGCACCTGAACCACATTAGGCTTCAAATGTCTTCCTAAGTGACTTGGAGGGAACAATTGGATTTTAGGGACTCTCCAATTCGTGGTTTGACCATTATTTATGGTCCATGTTCTAGAGATTATCTTCCCTTAGGTTATCTTCCATTTCCAAGCCAAAACTTTCTGGCAACCAATACTTTGCTGTTTTATAAACCAACTGCCACAtcccaacaacaaaatgtattGTAATTCACCTTAAAACAATTGGGCAAAAGTCAATGTAAAACTTACAGGAGTTGGTGTCTGTGagatatctacatatatagcTCACGAACGCCACCTAGCGGTagttatatttataagttaCGACTCTATTACGTTCTGAAAATCGTTATTTGTTTAACAGATCTACATATACGAACTTAAACTTAATGCATTCGGAGATtctctctatatatatctttatcaATGCTGACTATCGGCGTTTCGCTACATGTTGactaaataagtatttacAGCCAACCAAAGTTTCTATCATGTCTCTTCAGGGATTTGAAATGTGTGGGCTTGGAATGGGCGTGGCGAACATGATTGAGTGATTATAGAATAAGTATTTTGTATGGGGTCAGAAACGCGTTCTcttacctgttacatacttggCAACCAAACTAATACACCCGTTTActaccttttactctacgagtgacGGGTATAATAATGAACTGAAAAATGGTTATGACTAAGTGTCACAACTCAtttctaaaaaatgtaaataagaTTTAGGATTTACATACGTTTTACTTGTGTGTTGCTTTTTCTGTGAATATAACATAATTCGACATTAAAATGGgccgtttttttcttttcaaagaCACAGCTGCGTAGTGGGAGTGGGAAAAAGTGACACgttaataaacttaaaaaaaagtaataccCGAAAGATCTGAGAAGCGAGAATCCAGACATTCcgttgcctgctgcctgcctACGCAAATCACTGTATATAACTCATTTATGACCGATTCTCTCTGTTTTCAAAGGGCGACACGGACTTTGGAGACAGCAATGACGGGATGGACTCCGACACGAGCACCTCttccagcaacagcaagcaGGTGGTCGTCGGCATTTGCGCGATGGCCAAGAAGACACAGTCAAAGCCAATGAAGGAGATCCTGACACGGCTTGGGGAGTTCGAGTTCATCAAACTGGTGACGTTCGAGGAGAACGTGATCCTGCGAGAACCGGTCCAAAATTGGCCCACCTGCGACTGCCTGGTGTCGTTTCACTCGAAGGGGTTTCCCCTAGAGAAAGCCATCGAGTATGCCCAGCTAAGGAATCCCTTTGTGTTAAATAACCTGCACATGCAGTACGATATTCAGGACAGGAGGAGGGTGTACGCCATTCTCGAGAAGGAGGGCATTGAGATTCCGCGCTATGCCGTCCTCGATCGCGATTCGCCGGATCCCAAACGTGAGTACTATACATGCATACAAAGAATTAGTCATTTTTGCTACTTAACCCAGTGTACTTAAAATTGATTGTGGCTTAATTTTAACTTCCACCCCACAGACCATGAGCTTATTGAATCCGAGGACCATGTGGAGGTAAATGGCATTACATTTAACAAGCCGTTCGTTGAGAAGCCTGTGTCGGCGGAGGACCacaacatatacatatactacCCGACGTCGGCGGGCGGTGGAAGTCAGCGACTTTTCCGAAAGATCGGCAGTCGGAGCAGCGTATATTCTCCGGAGTCAAGGGTGCGAAAGACAGGATCATTTATCTACGAGGACTTTATGCCCACCGATGGTATGCAACTTGCTCTCTATGCTCCCATTTTTAATGCAGCTGTAGGTACTACCTAAAACCCCTCCACTTCCCGCCCATTCTGCACAAGAAATGGGTAGTATCTAGGTAGCCAAACATATCTAGATACTTAGCCAcgtatatatttgttgtttaatttatgaaatgggttcaaattggttttaaattgtatatcaTGTggccatatatacatatttaatcgTAAAATCCTATTTTatgtattacatttaaaatttaatttattgactgatttatttaagtatttatttatttaagtcaTTTGGTAAACTCAACATGTTATATTAAATCGATCGAAAATACTGTTCAATAAGTTTAGAAATTTCCGGATTTGTGTAGAACAAcctttttgcaattaaaaaacaagtGTATACCCAATATTGTATACCTTTTCCATCGCTACCCTAATCCACTATGCGCTCTGGCTGTCTGTTCTTGTTATGGCTTTGGCTAGCTCCATTCTTGTAGACCGACCCACCTAATCTAATCCTTCAACGAAGCATCGCTCATTGTGCCTTGTCCTGCGTATCGCTCCGCACGCGCGACTCATCGCCAAGCTCACAGAAATCTAGTAAatagagaaaaacaaaagaaaaacaccgAATCACACCAGTGGCCGCCAGTCGAACGCACTGAATCCAGCATCACCTTTACAACTTAGTATACTTTTCAGGCACGGATGTCAAGGTGTACACCGTGGGACCGGACTACGCCCATGCCGAAGCCCGTAAAAGTCCTGCTCTGGATGGCAAAGTAGAGCGCGACAGCGAGGGGAAAGAGATCCGCTATCCAGTGATCCTCAATCATTCCGAGAAGCTCATCTCACGCAAGGTGTGCCTGGCCTTTAAGCAAACCGTCTGTGGATTCGATTTGTTGCGAGCCAACGGAAAGAGCTATGTCTGCGATGTTAACGGGTTTAGCTTCGTTAAGAACTCGAACAAGTACTATGACGACTGCGCCAAGATACTGGGCAACATGATTCTCAGGGAGCTGACACCTACCCTGCACATCCCGTGGTCAGTGCCCTTTCAATTAGACGATCCCCCCATTGTGCCCACCACTTTCGGCAAAATGATGGAGCTGCGCTGCGTGGTGGCTGTAATTAGACATGGCGACCGCAcgcccaaacaaaaaatgaaggTTGAGGTGCGGCATCCCAAGTGAGTTAAAGTGACTTCTGTTAAATTCTGAGGAAtctatataaaaacaaatctcTTTTAACCAGATTTTTCGAGATCTTCGAGAAGTACGACGGCTACAAGCTGGGCCACGTTAAGCTTAAGCGCCCGAAACAGCTTCAAGAGATCCTGGACATCGCCCGCTTCCTGCTCAGCGAGATCCACACCAAAGCGCATGCCGAGATTGAGGAAAAGGAGAGCaagctggagcagctgaagaACGTTCTGGAGATGTACGGTCACTTTTCAGGTATAAACCGGAAGGTTCAGATGAAATACCAACCAAaaggtcgtccacgtggttCCAGCTCCGATGATAGTAAGTCCAGTCGAATACCCCCGAATCCGAATTCCCCGATTAATCAAACTGAAGCCAATCTAGCAGCGGATCAGCCGGTGGAGCCTTCCCTGGTTCTCATCCTTAAGTGGGGCGGCGAACTGACGCCAGCAGGCCGCATCCAGGCGGAGGAGTTGGGCCGTATTTTTCGATGCATGTATCCAGGTGGCCAGGGAAGATCGGATTACTCGGGCACCCAAGGTCTAGGTTTGCTAAGGTGAGATCACCACTAGTTTTTAACGATTATTATTCTAACATATTCCTTTTAGATTGCACTCCACGTTCCGGCATGACCTGAAGATCTACGCCTCAGATGAGGGTCGTGTCCAGATGACGGCTGCCGCTTTTGCCAAGGGTTTGCTGGCCTTGGAGGGAGAACTTACACCTATTCTTGTCCAGATGGTAAAGAGCGCCAATACAAATGGACTGCTGGACAATGATTGCGACTCCAGCAAGTATCAAAACTTGTAAGTTCATTTTACAAGCCTGTTTCAACCCTCTCAATGGGGCTTATCAGCAGCTATATGTAAACTATTGCTTTAATAAGCAAATTATATCCGAATATGACATAGATAAGTGATCTAGTATTCTTATATTGAATTGTTTACCGGGCTTTCCTAAGACTAATTGCTTGCAATCGAAATTGATAGAAGGTCccaattgtttattgttgtatCTATATCTGGttacaatttaattacttttagtTATAGTACTATTACACATAATTTACACAGATACACATTTTATAATCTTATATTATTTCGCTGTTGGCCATAAATGCTATTCCTAATATCAGATAGATATAGATCAGATTTTGCGCTAGATTTCCATATTAAGTTggctttttataaataaataatacattttttgtttgcaaaaaaagTTGATATGCGGTTGACATGacatttacaaattgttgGTGACACTCGTTTCTACAGgaataaacacaaaacacagaataaaaacaaaattgaataataatatGTTGCAGGTAGCTTTTCCGACTCTAGTAagtataaagtacatatatgttCCGGATTaggatcactagccgagttattttggtcatgtccgtccgtctgtctgtccgtccgtataaacgctGAGACTTTGGGAACAATAAAAGTTAGAAAACTGAGATTAAGTATGTACTGAATGTGTATATCCTTTCCTTAAACAGATATtactttgattttttattcattgaatctttttattttgaaactgttattttgtattaattatgaattttGTCAAATTCGTTTCACCTCAATAGGGCTAAAGGTCGCCTTCACGAGCTTATGCAAAACGATCGAGAGTTTTCTAAGGAGGATCGCGAGCTGATTAATCCTTGCAATAGCAAATCGATTACCCAGGCGCTGGATTTTGTGAAAAATCCTGTAGACTGCTGTCACCACGTACACCTGCTCATCCGCGAGCTTCTTCACATTATTAGCATCAAAAAGGATGATCCGAAGACCAAGGACGCCATCTTATATCACGGCGAGACGTGGGACCTGATGCGCTGTCGCTGGGAAAAAATTGAGAAGGATTTTAGCACCAAATCCAAGTTGTTTGACATCTCAAAGATTCCAGATATATATGATTGCATTAAGTACGATCTGCAGCATAATCAGCACACATTGCAATATGATCAGGCGGAGGAGTTGTATATCTACGCGAAGAATCTGGCTGATATAGTCATACCACAGGAGTATGGCCTGACGCCGCAGGAGAAACTGGCAATAGGTCAAGGTATCTGTTCACCATTGCTAAGAAAGATCAAGGGTGATCTGCAGCGAAACATCGATGAAGTGGAAGACGAGTTTATGAACCGTTTGAATCCACATTACAGCCATGGTGTTGCAAGTCCTCAGAGGCATGTCCGCACAAGGCTCTACTTTACTAGCGAATCGCATGTCCACTCGCTGCTCACAGTTTTGCGTTATGGGGGATTGCTTAATGTGGTCACAGATGAGCAGTGGCGTCGGGCTATGGACTATATTTCGATGGTATCGGAGCTCAACTATATGTCTCAGATCGTCATTATGCTCTACGAGGACCCTACCAAAGATCCAACTTCTGAGGAACGTTTCCATGTCGAACTGCACTTTAGTCCGGGTGTAAATTGTTGTGTGCAAAAGAATTTACCACCAGGTCCGGGATTTCGGCCGCATTCGCACGGCGACAATGCTTGCAATGTAAGTTTGCAATCCTCGGACGAGTCAAATCCTGCCAGGATCGAGGAGGAGAACGACTCGAATTCAGGAGAGGAGCGGGAGGGCAAAAAGCGAGGGGTGAGTTGTTACATTTGTGCAAGCATTCAAGCTTATGTTTCTTTACCTTTCTCTTCAGACATCCGGCCAAAGGAGTTCGGATCGCAGTGCGGAACGCACCTCTCCTGCCTTCGGATTCAACCGGTTGGAGCTTAGATCCAAGCAGTTCAAATCGAAACCCATCCCCATCGGAGCCCATCACACGG contains:
- the LOC122624485 gene encoding inositol hexakisphosphate and diphosphoinositol-pentakisphosphate kinase isoform X15 gives rise to the protein MEWTWFKDWWRLKKLRSRHQRHKKKLEAAAAAAGAAVTAAAVMPGSECEESGFKDPQTSRRHSLDAVPSNETIARRRRGGRDRLRRNRLLQRQRRSQSAGVRSQPGAGNARYRSQDDDDGEYGPFNVSDYEDYGQSLGSDEESDDFCYCDVCMNGDTDFGDSNDGMDSDTSTSSSNSKQVVVGICAMAKKTQSKPMKEILTRLGEFEFIKLVTFEENVILREPVQNWPTCDCLVSFHSKGFPLEKAIEYAQLRNPFVLNNLHMQYDIQDRRRVYAILEKEGIEIPRYAVLDRDSPDPKHHELIESEDHVEVNGITFNKPFVEKPVSAEDHNIYIYYPTSAGGGSQRLFRKIGSRSSVYSPESRVRKTGSFIYEDFMPTDVYFSGTDVKVYTVGPDYAHAEARKSPALDGKVERDSEGKEIRYPVILNHSEKLISRKVCLAFKQTVCGFDLLRANGKSYVCDVNGFSFVKNSNKYYDDCAKILGNMILRELTPTLHIPWSVPFQLDDPPIVPTTFGKMMELRCVVAVIRHGDRTPKQKMKVEVRHPKFFEIFEKYDGYKLGHVKLKRPKQLQEILDIARFLLSEIHTKAHAEIEEKESKLEQLKNVLEMYGHFSGINRKVQMKYQPKGRPRGSSSDDTNLAADQPVEPSLVLILKWGGELTPAGRIQAEELGRIFRCMYPGGQGRSDYSGTQGLGLLRLHSTFRHDLKIYASDEGRVQMTAAAFAKGLLALEGELTPILVQMVKSANTNGLLDNDCDSSKYQNLAKGRLHELMQNDREFSKEDRELINPCNSKSITQALDFVKNPVDCCHHVHLLIRELLHIISIKKDDPKTKDAILYHGETWDLMRCRWEKIEKDFSTKSKLFDISKIPDIYDCIKYDLQHNQHTLQYDQAEELYIYAKNLADIVIPQEYGLTPQEKLAIGQGICSPLLRKIKGDLQRNIDEVEDEFMNRLNPHYSHGVASPQRHVRTRLYFTSESHVHSLLTVLRYGGLLNVVTDEQWRRAMDYISMVSELNYMSQIVIMLYEDPTKDPTSEERFHVELHFSPGVNCCVQKNLPPGPGFRPHSHGDNACNVSLQSSDESNPARIEEENDSNSGEEREGKKRGTSGQRSSDRSAERTSPAFGFNRLELRSKQFKSKPIPIGAHHTVSGHEAMDLAKRLNEELASQQQQQNQQLRPISPDMRAVSPDCEPRSRSFEQRPTSGVCAKEPVVAFPDVGEISQDPILNYEDSSRTRTSEFGEIPHARVGAASNSDGGAHPKAHLRTAFQIRVTNSLSFFKIDSSTNELPLSDIDFSLHPATPQCGPSAHKRLHVLTMRRMESCDDGEYLEQLRHLPQISPMATNERPLSSCNCSSSAAQTHSHSKSLMDLAQVVVVPSPQETTQNQEQGGDPSTAADVSVSSFDDDFQLSSSAPAILMSADFGQRRVVASLSPMVHATTSPTASTLRLCQDMDKASASVSSSAQRKATSSSCGQLSMAASAPVVTENPFRFTVSSVGSAASNSACFVSSFEPIEEQVTPIMEVDPKALQPAPQVVYNLPTVLITGTASSTELTSTRNCNITTVTNADSAMLTPIGTEINEEIGISNDIGIETIGITTTITTDPTTVTATETAEDTPMDIQTNISIGKCAPGLTPTVTTTTDITKDSQVSVSVSASVSSANSSTSSRRQRHSIAGQMSYMKMLGFGGFSKKMATSANSLFSTAVISGSSSAPNLRDMIPVSSSGFGDVPPIRPLETLHNALSLRKLDCFLQDMILAQIFKTPTGSPPRGFSKNTLPAVSSMTLTAPNQAEAIGHEPQTGRQPPISTTVTTTFDRRGSESGSTANAPLRLLSESQCPNLDDSSAEVRESLVGKMEQNPTEPSI
- the LOC122624485 gene encoding inositol hexakisphosphate and diphosphoinositol-pentakisphosphate kinase isoform X20; amino-acid sequence: MEWTWFKDWWRLKKLRSRHQRHKKKLEAAAAAAGAAVTAAAVMPGSECEESGFKDPQTSRRHSLDAVPSNETIARRRRGGRDRLRRNRLLQRQRRSQSAGVRSQPGAGNARYRSQDDDDGEYGPFNVSDYEDYGQSLGSDEESDDFCYCDVCMNGDTDFGDSNDGMDSDTSTSSSNSKQVVVGICAMAKKTQSKPMKEILTRLGEFEFIKLVTFEENVILREPVQNWPTCDCLVSFHSKGFPLEKAIEYAQLRNPFVLNNLHMQYDIQDRRRVYAILEKEGIEIPRYAVLDRDSPDPKHHELIESEDHVEVNGITFNKPFVEKPVSAEDHNIYIYYPTSAGGGSQRLFRKIGSRSSVYSPESRVRKTGSFIYEDFMPTDVYFSGTDVKVYTVGPDYAHAEARKSPALDGKVERDSEGKEIRYPVILNHSEKLISRKVCLAFKQTVCGFDLLRANGKSYVCDVNGFSFVKNSNKYYDDCAKILGNMILRELTPTLHIPWSVPFQLDDPPIVPTTFGKMMELRCVVAVIRHGDRTPKQKMKVEVRHPKFFEIFEKYDGYKLGHVKLKRPKQLQEILDIARFLLSEIHTKAHAEIEEKESKLEQLKNVLEMYGHFSGINRKVQMKYQPKGRPRGSSSDDTNLAADQPVEPSLVLILKWGGELTPAGRIQAEELGRIFRCMYPGGQGRSDYSGTQGLGLLRLHSTFRHDLKIYASDEGRVQMTAAAFAKGLLALEGELTPILVQMVKSANTNGLLDNDCDSSKYQNLAKGRLHELMQNDREFSKEDRELINPCNSKSITQALDFVKNPVDCCHHVHLLIRELLHIISIKKDDPKTKDAILYHGETWDLMRCRWEKIEKDFSTKSKLFDISKIPDIYDCIKYDLQHNQHTLQYDQAEELYIYAKNLADIVIPQEYGLTPQEKLAIGQGICSPLLRKIKGDLQRNIDEVEDEFMNRLNPHYSHGVASPQRHVRTRLYFTSESHVHSLLTVLRYGGLLNVVTDEQWRRAMDYISMVSELNYMSQIVIMLYEDPTKDPTSEERFHVELHFSPGVNCCVQKNLPPGPGFRPHSHGDNACNVSLQSSDESNPARIEEENDSNSGEEREGKKRGTSGQRSSDRSAERTSPAFGFNRLELRSKQFKSKPIPIGAHHTVSGHEAMDLAKRLNEELASQQQQQNQQLRPISPDMRAVSPDCEPRSRSFEQRPTSGVCAKEPDSQVSVSVSASVSSANSSTSSRRQRHSIAGQMSYMKMLGFGGFSKKMATSANSLFSTAVISGSSSAPNLRDMIPVSSSGFGDVPPIRPLETLHNALSLRKLDCFLQDMILAQIFKTPTGSPPRGFSKNTLPAVSSMTLTAPNQAEAIGHEPQTGRQPPISTTVTTTFDRRGSESGSTANAPLRLLSESQCPNLDDSSAEVRESLVGKMERKCRKKSLIEWQC